A genomic region of Blastocatellia bacterium contains the following coding sequences:
- a CDS encoding RtcB family protein: MSFILTPDFHKGSGIPVGTVVDAQGFVIPQAIGNDICCGMRLSVTDLTQDELLANENRLKNNFEQFSFKASVNYLVISSTPSIA; this comes from the coding sequence TTGTCTTTTATTCTAACTCCAGATTTTCATAAAGGGTCTGGAATACCTGTTGGAACGGTAGTTGATGCCCAAGGTTTTGTTATTCCTCAAGCTATTGGAAATGACATTTGTTGTGGAATGCGTCTTTCAGTAACTGATTTAACACAAGATGAGTTATTAGCTAATGAAAACAGGTTGAAAAACAACTTCGAGCAATTTTCTTTCAAGGCAAGCGTCAACTACCTTGTCATCTCGTCAACGCCAAGCATTGCTTAA
- a CDS encoding protein kinase gives MTLEVCEALTQAHSRGMIHRDLKPSNIFLSQIGNDTVTKIIDFGLVKLKERTTKNITSGALIGSLHYTAPEQFRSIEIDARADIYALGTILYHMLTGRPLLILQTKRS, from the coding sequence ATTACTTTAGAAGTTTGCGAAGCTCTAACCCAAGCTCATAGTCGGGGAATGATTCATCGAGACTTAAAACCTTCTAATATTTTTCTGTCTCAAATTGGTAACGACACAGTAACTAAAATTATTGATTTTGGGCTAGTTAAATTAAAAGAACGCACTACAAAAAACATTACTTCAGGAGCTTTAATTGGCTCACTACATTACACAGCCCCAGAACAATTTCGCAGCATTGAAATAGATGCTCGTGCTGATATTTATGCTTTAGGAACGATTCTTTATCATATGCTAACAGGTCGTCCCCTTTTGATACTCCAAACAAAACGCAGCTAA